Below is a window of Hydrogenimonas thermophila DNA.
TTTTGTAAGCTCGGCAACATAATATTTTGCTTTGGACAGAGGTACCGATTTCATAATGGTATAAGCCTCTTCTTGCGTTATAGAGGATTTTCCGCCTATTTGAATATGTACACCATAAACATTTTTACCATTCTCTTTAGCTTTACATCCTATAAACCCAATATCACCTAGTTCGTGTACGCCACAACCTTTGACACAGGCTGACCAGTGCATACGAATTGTAGCATCAGGTGGAAGAGGAACTGTTTTACCAAGGTAATCAGCCATTTCAATTGCATCAGATTTATTTGGAATAACACCAAATGGACATAAATCTATTCCTGCACATGCAACCAATTGATTGAAGTAAGGAGTAGAAACACATCTATATTTATCATAAGGTTTATGTTTCAAGACTTCATCAATATTTTTTTCATTAACGCCTAGTATGTAAAGGTTTTGTGTTGTAGAGATATTGAGTTTACCATTGCCAAACTCTTTTGTAAGCTCTGCTGCTTCTATCATAGCAGATCCACTGAAAATACCTGACGGCACTACCATATGCAGTGCATAAGTGCCATCTTTAAGACGAATACGCCCATCACGCTCTTCTGTACGTGGCTGTTTTACAAGTGTTTCTCCAGCTTCTTCGAAATCTTGTCCTGCAATCTCTTTAACTGTATCTACAACAAGTTTCATACCGGCTTCTTTGATTAGAAAGTGTAAGCGGTTTTTGTTACGGCTGTCACGAAAGCCGTAAGTTTTATACATTTTAATAAGTGCTTTATAGAATGGAATAACTTCATCATATCTAACAAAAACATTTGCTGACTCTGCAATTGCTCCTACTTTACCGCCAAGATAGACGTTAAAGCCATACTCTCCATCTTTCATTGCCAGTGCAAAACAGCAGTCGTGCGCAAAAAGGTTACAGCGATTTGTCATAGAACCACTTATAGAAGTGTTGAATTTTCTAGGAATTGTAGCGATCCACTCCTCTTTTTTTAGCCATATATCTTGCATTTGATCAACAAGTGGTGCTGTATCAATAATATTGTCATAACTTAAACGATTAAGAGGATCGGCTACAATATTTCTAAAGTTGTCTACACCTGTTTGCCAACTTGTTATTCCAACACTCTCCAACTCTTCTATAATATATGGAATATTCTCTATTTCAAGATAGCGCAGTTGCACCTGAGCTCTTGTTGTAAGATCCATATAGTCATTTCCATACTCTTTAGCTAAACGTCCAAGAACATAAGCTTGCTCACTAGTCAAACGTCCTGATGCTATACGTATACGCATCATAAATTTTCCAGGTGTTGCAGGACGGTCAAAGACACCGAAACATTTTAAGAAGAAATCTTTATCTTCTTTAATAATAGAGTCATAACCCTCTTTTGCATAAGTTTGAAGTGCTTCCCAAGCCTGTTTATATGTACGGGTCTCTTTTAGCTTCTCTATTTTATTTATTTTTGTGTGTTTTGCTTGAATATCTTTGAGTGTCATACACTCTCCTATCTGAAATTTTAAGATTTTTAGAAGTTTAACAAATCTTTTCTACTTAAACTGCCTGTTTTTTAATCAAAAAAATATCAACAAATAAGTGATTAAAAAATATACAATTAAAACTTATCAAATTTATTACAATTACAACATCAATTTTTTGAGGAGTTTTAATGAAGTTGGGTGAACTCAAAACAGCGGGACATTTACCTACGCTGATTGCGGCATTTTTATATTTTGATTTCAGTTTTATGGTCTGGACAATGCTTGGACCATTAGCAACTGAGATTTCAGAGTCTTTGTCAGTACATGGTTTTACACTCTCTCCTGACCAGAAGGCAACACTTCTTGCAATTCCTATTTTATCAGGTGCAATTTTGCGTATAGTTTTAGGTTTTGGTGTTGATAAGTTTGGACCTAAAAAGACAGCTCTTACAGCACAGTCAATTGTTATTGCATCACTCTTTTATGCATACTTTAGAGGTGAGAGCATTACATATAATGAGTTGTTAATGGTAGCATTGGGGCTTGGTTTTGCAGGTGCGTCGTTTGCTGTTGCTCTTCCTCAAGCAGGACAGTGGTACCCGCCAAGACTTCAAGGTTTGGTACTTGGGCTTGCTGGAGCTGGTAATATTGGTGTAGTTATTGACTTTCTATTTGCTCCAAAAATTGCAGAAATTTGGGGATGGCAGGCAGTTTTCCTTGTTGGTGGAATTCTTTCAACATTTATATTTATAACATATATGTTTATGGCTCAGGATGCTCCTGAAGATGTTTATAAACCAAATCCAAAAAAGCTTGGTGATTACTTAAAGCTGTTGCGTGATAAAGATACTTGGTGGTTTAGTCTCTTCTATGCAGTCAGTTTTGGCGGATTTGTTGGTTTTGCAAACTATATGAAAGTCTATTTGATGAATACTTATCAGATAGATATGAGTGCTTTTGGACACAATATTTTGGGTGAAGAGAATGTTAAAGTTGTAGCTGGTTACTTTGGTGCAATCTGTATCTTTGCAGGTGCAGTTTTAAGACCTGTAGGTGGTGGTATTGCCGATAAATTGGGAGGTGTTAAATCTCTTTACATCTTCTTTGGTGCAGTTACTCTTTTGGCTGTTTTAAATGCAACTGTTGTAAATAGCTTCTATTTGGCTATCTTGGTTCTATTTTTAATTATGGCAAGTTTAGGTATGGCTAATGGTGCTGTTTTTCAGCTGGTTCCACAGCGTTTTGGCAAAGATATGGGGATTATGACAGGAATAATCGGATGTGCCGGTGGTCTTGGCGGTACGGTTCTAATTAAAACACTTGGATGGTCTAAAGGTGCATTTGACGGGTATGCAGCAGGCTTTTTCCTCTTTGCAGGAGTTGTTTTAATGGCAATAATTGGAATTAGTTTGGTCAAAACCCGCTGGAGAACAACCTGGGGAATGAGTGCAGGAGGACGAATATAATTGCTTAATGATTTTCGGATATAATTTCGAAAAACATTTGAAGGATTTAAGATGGGACGCGCGTTTGAGTACCGCAAAGCAGCTAAACTTAAAAGATGGGGAGCAATGTCACGCATCTTCCCTAAATTGGGTCGGGTCATTACGATGGCAGCCAAAGAGGGTGGACCTGACCCTGAACTTAATCCAAAACTTCGTACAGCAATTTTAAATGCCAAAGCGCAAAATATGCCAAAAGACAATATTGCAGCGGCAATCAAACGCGCAATGGGTAAAGATGCAGCAGAGATTAAAGAGATTGCTTATGAAGCAAAAGGTCCTCACGGAACATTGATGTATATCGAGTGTGCTACAGACAATGGTACACGAACAGTAGCAAATGTACGTGCTATTTTGGTAAGAAATGGCGGTGAAATGCTTACTAGCGGTTCACTTGATTTTATGTTTACCCGCAAAGCAGTTTTTGAGTTTGATAAAACAGATTCAATTGATCTAGAAGAGTTAGAACTAGAACTCATAGATTTTGGTCTAGAAGAGCTTGAAGAAGATAGGTTGCCTCAAGAGAATGGTGAAGATAAAGAGATTATTCGTATTTATGGTGAATTTACATCATTTGGTGAACTGAATAAAGCTCTTGAAGAGCGTGGAATAGAGATTAAAAAAGCATCACTTCAACGCATTCCAAATGTTCCATTAGAGCTTGCAGAAGAGCAGATGGATGAAGTGAGTGAATTGATTGACAAACTTGAAGATGATGAGGATGTACAGGTAGTTTATACTAACCTTGCCTAATCATCTTAAATAGCCTAAATCCGAAGGAGGTAGTGAAGTGAAAAGTCAAATGTTCAGTGTCAGCTCCTTCGGTTTGGCAAAGGGTAAAGAGCTTGTTAGTGAAGATTTTGCTGCTGTTAAAGTAATAGATGACCTTTGCATAGGCATAGTTTGTGACGGAGTTGGCAGTGCAAGAGCTGGCGGAAAAGCTGCTCGCCGTGTAGTCAACTATCTAATGAATAACTTCAAGACCCGCCCAAGAAGCTGGAGTATAGAGAAATCACTTCGCCACTTCATTAATAATATCAACTCTATTTTATACAGAGAAGGGATAGATGAGTATGAGCGTCCTGAGTACGTTACAACTCTATCTATAGTAGTAATTGATGCTAATCGTCTTTATGGTGCCAATGTAGGTGATTCACCTATCTATTTGTACAGAAATTCCCATTTACAGCAGATAAGTTTTGATCATGTCAGTGATGAGCCTGGTATGGAACACGTTCTTATGCAAGCAATCGGACTCTCAGAAAGTGTTGATCCTTACTTTTTTGAAAACAATCTTGAAGTAGGGGATATTTTACTGCTTACTAGTGACGGTTTGCAAAAAGTTTTAGAAAATAGAGAGGTAGAAAACAGACTAAAGTTTGGTGCTAGCACTCTAATAAAAACAGCAAGCAAAAAAGTTAATGATGATTTGCCTGATGATACAACGGCAGTTGTAATTGAGATAAAGGGTGAAAGCAAACATCGTAAGCTTAAAAAGATTGAACTGCCTATTCCACGAACTCTTAAAAAAGATGAGATAATAGATGGTTATAGACTTTTAAAGCCTCTTATTCAAAATGATCGTACATGGTTGGCTGAAAAAAAGGGTGTTAAATATGTTTTAAAATTTCCACCTGTAGAAGCTATAGAAGATGAACAATATTTAGATCTTTTTGTAAAAGAGGCTTGGAATGCTTCACGCCTTAAAGCTGGTTTTTTTCCAAAAGCGGTAATTCCAAAAAATAGAACACAAAGATACTATGTAATGGAGTATCTTGAAGGAGTTACCCTAAAAGAGTTGATTGCAAAAAAAGCTCTGCCAGTAGAAGATGCTATTCAGTTAGGAAAGTTTTTGCTTCATGCTTGTAGTTTTTTACTCAAGTATGATTTGGTTCATGGTGATATTAAGCCTGAAAATATCATTGTTCTTAAACGTCACGGTAAACGTGTTTATAAACTTATTGACTTTGGATCAATTGTTGAGGTCTTCTCTATTGCCACTAGAGCTGGAACACCGAGTTATCTTGCTCCTGAGCGATTTACCGGTGAACCTATCAGTGAGCAGACAGAGATTTTTGCAATAGGAGTTACACTTTATGAATCTTTAACAAAAAAGTTTCCTTATGGTGAGATTGAACCATTTCAAACTCCTACTTTTAAAACACCAAAACCTGTACGCACATACAACAAAGCAGTTCCAGCTTGGCTTGAGTCGGTTGTAATGCGAGCAATAGAGAGAGATAAAGATAGACGTTATGAAGTTTATAGTGAAATGGAGTATGAACTAACGCATCCTGAAAAGGTAAAACCGTACTATCCAAAAGATATATCTCTATTTGAAAAAGAGCCTATTAAAGTTTATCGTTGGCTCTTTATTGGCTCTTTTCTTATCAATATACTTCTTCTTATTCTTCTTGTAAGATAAAAATTAGACAATAAAAACATATTAATGGCTAATTTTTAAGCATAATAGATCCTGATTTTAACAATTTAATTTGAAAACCTTGACTTAAGTCAAGAAATTAAAGTGTCAGCATCTTTATAATTTTAAGTTCAAAAAATTATAAGGAGTAAAGATGGCTGATTCAATTGATGTTTTAAGCACATTGAAACTTGTCTATACGATATATGCTCTTATTGTCATATCGTTAATAGGCTGGTTTGCTTTGCGCATTATGCAAGATGGAAAAAAGGAAGGGGCTAAACCAGTAGTTTTTTATGCATATATTGGTGTTTTAGTTGCTATTGGTACTGGTCTTCACTTTTTAACATACAATGTTGTGCCTTGGGTGCCTATTGACCTTGATAGAGCAAATCTAAAAGCAGATAAAACTTTCCATATAACCTACAAAGATCATAAGATAGAGTTAGATGAAAAACCTATGAAAGTAGAGTGTGGTAAAAAGGTTGTATTTGAAGTTGTAAGCGAAGATTTGACATATGGATTTGGACTTTTTAGAAAAAATCATACTATGGTTACACAGATGCAGGTTGTTCCTGGAAAAGTAAATGACTTAATGTGGGAATTTCATAAAAATGGGACTTACTACATAAGATCAACTGAATATTCTGGCCCAAAAGGTGCACAGATGATTGTTAAAGATGCTGTAGTTGTTTCAGGGTGTTCAGAAAATGACAAGTATGCTATGAATGAAGGAGGCAATTGATGAGTTTAATGCAAAAATTAATTGAAGGAAATGAAGGTGGCCTCAAGCATGAGACAATGACACCAATGCAAAAGATTGCACTTCGATTTGTAGTTATAGGTCTTTTATATTATGGTCTTGCTGCCCTTGAGGGAATGATAATGCGTATGCATGAGATTAAGCCTATTCCACTTATTGATGAGTCTCACTTCTTTTCAATTATGACAGTACACCCTATGGTAGGTATATTTGGTTCTTCATATATGATTGTATTTGGTGCATTTCTATTTTTAGTACCGTTTTTGATGAAAAAGCCTATTTATAGTATTAAGTTGGCAAATATTTCATGGATAAGTGTAGCTGGCGGAACATTTATTATGTGGCTTGCTGGATTTTTGTTTAGCTATGCTCCTCTTTATACCCTTTACTGGCCTCTTCCTGTTGATATGAAGCAGTTTACCACAATAGGTGGAATTGTTTACATTGTTGGTGTTGTGGGTATTATGATTGGTACATTCCTTTTTACTTATAATATCTTCAAAACAATTCTTTATACACCGGAAGGTTGGGAAAAACAGCCTGCAGGAGCATTACTTCGTTCTGCGCTTGGTCTTGAAGGATTGTTGAACTTTTTCAGAAGAGAGAAAAAAGAGCATCTTGTACCTCTTCCTATTGCAGCTATTTCACGTGGTACCATAGATATGGGACTTAATGCACTTGTTATCTCTTCAGCCGGTGTTCTAATTTTGATCTATCTTTTAGGTTCTCTGTTTGGTATTGACCTTAAAGATACATGGGTAGATGCACTTTTGTATAAAAATATTTTCTGGTGGGGTCTTGACCTTGTAGCAGATGGTCTTGTTCTTATTTTTGTTGCTGGTACTTGGTATCTTTTAGCAATGCTAATTACAGGAACAAAAGAGCTTTTTATGCAGAATATTGCACGTGCAGCACTTTTTGTAGAGATGGTTGTTTCTTGGACAGTTTGGTCTCACCACCTTATGTCAGATCAAGGTCAGTCCAATACTCTTAAAGTTTTATCTGGTGAAGTAGTTACTGCATTTGAGCTTGTTACACAGGGAATTGCAGTATTTATTGTACTTGTAACACTCTATCGTGCAAGACCTTTGAAAATGACTAATGAATTGAAGTTTTTACTAGGTGGAATTCTTGGTTTTATGCTTGCAGTTCCTGCTGGTATTATTCAAGCTGATCTTGGTATGAACCGTATTTTACACAATACTCAGTGGGTTATTGGAAACCATGTTCATGTTGCTATTCTTGTTGGGCTTACAATGACACTTTATAGTGCTATTTATGTACTGTTTCCTATTTTAACTAATGGAGTAAAACTATATAGTCAAAAACTTGCAAATATACACTTCTGGCTACACCTTATAGGTGGTATAGGAATGGGTGCATTTATGGGAATGGCTGGTATTGATGGTATGCTTAGACGATCTATCTATTATAACGGTGAATATAGCACTTATATGATACTAGCAGGTATATGTGGTGCGATGATGTTACTGGCATTTGTGATTTTTATGTATAACATTATAATGAGTGTAGGTATAAAAGGTTTAATAGGAATTTATAAACCTGCAACTATAGATACCAGAGAGTGTCTTAAGCCGGAAAAGGAGTAAAAATGAGATATTTTTTAATAGTTTTAATTCTTATTATTGTTGGAGTAATTGCACTCTTTGCAATAAAAGATAGTGTATTGCTTCTTGTTGGAGCAATCATTGCATTAATCATAGGATATTTTATGGCTGTTAGAACAATAGCGGCAGAAGAATCATAAAAAATATGGCAGTAGTTAATACTGCCATATTTTATACTACCTGTTACTACTATCTTCAAATATATATTTAATAATAAAAGATAACTGCTTTTTCTTTTGTTTTTATTTTTAAGTAGTTATACTTCGACAAATTCAAACAAAA
It encodes the following:
- a CDS encoding YebC/PmpR family DNA-binding transcriptional regulator, with the protein product MGRAFEYRKAAKLKRWGAMSRIFPKLGRVITMAAKEGGPDPELNPKLRTAILNAKAQNMPKDNIAAAIKRAMGKDAAEIKEIAYEAKGPHGTLMYIECATDNGTRTVANVRAILVRNGGEMLTSGSLDFMFTRKAVFEFDKTDSIDLEELELELIDFGLEELEEDRLPQENGEDKEIIRIYGEFTSFGELNKALEERGIEIKKASLQRIPNVPLELAEEQMDEVSELIDKLEDDEDVQVVYTNLA
- a CDS encoding bifunctional protein-serine/threonine kinase/phosphatase, whose translation is MKSQMFSVSSFGLAKGKELVSEDFAAVKVIDDLCIGIVCDGVGSARAGGKAARRVVNYLMNNFKTRPRSWSIEKSLRHFINNINSILYREGIDEYERPEYVTTLSIVVIDANRLYGANVGDSPIYLYRNSHLQQISFDHVSDEPGMEHVLMQAIGLSESVDPYFFENNLEVGDILLLTSDGLQKVLENREVENRLKFGASTLIKTASKKVNDDLPDDTTAVVIEIKGESKHRKLKKIELPIPRTLKKDEIIDGYRLLKPLIQNDRTWLAEKKGVKYVLKFPPVEAIEDEQYLDLFVKEAWNASRLKAGFFPKAVIPKNRTQRYYVMEYLEGVTLKELIAKKALPVEDAIQLGKFLLHACSFLLKYDLVHGDIKPENIIVLKRHGKRVYKLIDFGSIVEVFSIATRAGTPSYLAPERFTGEPISEQTEIFAIGVTLYESLTKKFPYGEIEPFQTPTFKTPKPVRTYNKAVPAWLESVVMRAIERDKDRRYEVYSEMEYELTHPEKVKPYYPKDISLFEKEPIKVYRWLFIGSFLINILLLILLVR
- a CDS encoding cytochrome C oxidase subunit II; the encoded protein is MADSIDVLSTLKLVYTIYALIVISLIGWFALRIMQDGKKEGAKPVVFYAYIGVLVAIGTGLHFLTYNVVPWVPIDLDRANLKADKTFHITYKDHKIELDEKPMKVECGKKVVFEVVSEDLTYGFGLFRKNHTMVTQMQVVPGKVNDLMWEFHKNGTYYIRSTEYSGPKGAQMIVKDAVVVSGCSENDKYAMNEGGN
- a CDS encoding cbb3-type cytochrome c oxidase subunit I, with the protein product MSLMQKLIEGNEGGLKHETMTPMQKIALRFVVIGLLYYGLAALEGMIMRMHEIKPIPLIDESHFFSIMTVHPMVGIFGSSYMIVFGAFLFLVPFLMKKPIYSIKLANISWISVAGGTFIMWLAGFLFSYAPLYTLYWPLPVDMKQFTTIGGIVYIVGVVGIMIGTFLFTYNIFKTILYTPEGWEKQPAGALLRSALGLEGLLNFFRREKKEHLVPLPIAAISRGTIDMGLNALVISSAGVLILIYLLGSLFGIDLKDTWVDALLYKNIFWWGLDLVADGLVLIFVAGTWYLLAMLITGTKELFMQNIARAALFVEMVVSWTVWSHHLMSDQGQSNTLKVLSGEVVTAFELVTQGIAVFIVLVTLYRARPLKMTNELKFLLGGILGFMLAVPAGIIQADLGMNRILHNTQWVIGNHVHVAILVGLTMTLYSAIYVLFPILTNGVKLYSQKLANIHFWLHLIGGIGMGAFMGMAGIDGMLRRSIYYNGEYSTYMILAGICGAMMLLAFVIFMYNIIMSVGIKGLIGIYKPATIDTRECLKPEKE
- a CDS encoding MFS transporter, which produces MKLGELKTAGHLPTLIAAFLYFDFSFMVWTMLGPLATEISESLSVHGFTLSPDQKATLLAIPILSGAILRIVLGFGVDKFGPKKTALTAQSIVIASLFYAYFRGESITYNELLMVALGLGFAGASFAVALPQAGQWYPPRLQGLVLGLAGAGNIGVVIDFLFAPKIAEIWGWQAVFLVGGILSTFIFITYMFMAQDAPEDVYKPNPKKLGDYLKLLRDKDTWWFSLFYAVSFGGFVGFANYMKVYLMNTYQIDMSAFGHNILGEENVKVVAGYFGAICIFAGAVLRPVGGGIADKLGGVKSLYIFFGAVTLLAVLNATVVNSFYLAILVLFLIMASLGMANGAVFQLVPQRFGKDMGIMTGIIGCAGGLGGTVLIKTLGWSKGAFDGYAAGFFLFAGVVLMAIIGISLVKTRWRTTWGMSAGGRI